Proteins co-encoded in one Sulfurospirillum arsenophilum NBRC 109478 genomic window:
- a CDS encoding NAD(P)-binding domain-containing protein, whose translation MQQIYDLVIIGGGPGGIGAAVEAKVLGLQHIMMIEKGENHSQTIRKFYKDNKRVDKNYKGQEIELKGSIDFRDGTKESTLNYFDSLLDSGEIDSAFNSEVESITKEEGEFHIVTTKAGYRAKNVVVAIGTMGKPNKPDYTLPISLKERINFNLDKCSQGEKLLIVGGGNSAIEYAIELSKSNNVTVNYRRDTFSRLNDINLSMIHEYNGEEKLRLRLGMDIVSIENENGLVKVNFTDGYHTIYDRVVYAIGGTTPVDFLKKCGITFDADAKPEFDENYETKTKGLYLAGDIAVKSGGSIAIALNHAYQIISHILNTK comes from the coding sequence ATGCAACAAATTTACGATTTAGTCATTATCGGTGGAGGACCTGGTGGTATTGGTGCAGCAGTTGAAGCTAAAGTGCTTGGTCTGCAACATATTATGATGATCGAAAAAGGCGAAAACCATTCCCAAACCATCCGAAAATTTTACAAAGATAACAAACGCGTTGATAAAAACTACAAGGGCCAAGAGATCGAGCTTAAAGGCTCTATCGATTTTAGAGATGGCACGAAAGAGAGTACGCTCAACTACTTTGATTCACTTTTAGATTCTGGTGAGATCGACTCAGCGTTTAACAGCGAAGTGGAGAGCATTACCAAAGAAGAGGGTGAATTTCACATCGTGACTACAAAAGCTGGATACCGCGCTAAAAACGTTGTTGTTGCTATCGGAACGATGGGCAAACCCAACAAACCTGACTACACACTTCCTATTTCCCTCAAAGAGCGCATCAACTTTAATCTTGATAAATGTTCACAAGGTGAAAAACTTCTCATCGTCGGTGGTGGAAATTCAGCGATTGAGTATGCGATTGAGCTATCAAAAAGCAATAACGTAACGGTTAATTACCGTCGCGATACCTTTAGCAGACTGAATGACATTAATCTTTCAATGATTCATGAATACAATGGAGAAGAAAAACTGCGTCTGCGCCTTGGCATGGATATTGTCTCTATTGAAAATGAAAATGGCTTGGTTAAAGTCAATTTTACCGATGGTTACCATACGATTTACGATCGCGTTGTGTATGCCATTGGCGGTACAACACCCGTTGATTTTCTTAAAAAATGTGGTATAACATTTGATGCTGATGCTAAACCAGAGTTTGATGAAAATTATGAGACTAAAACCAAAGGTTTATACTTAGCAGGTGACATTGCGGTTAAGAGTGGTGGTAGCATCGCTATTGCACTTAATCATGCGTACCAAATTATTTCACACATCTTAAATACAAAATAA
- a CDS encoding tRNA1(Val) (adenine(37)-N6)-methyltransferase codes for MNLFQPEKGYRYNSDTLLLYDFISAVHPKGEVLDVGCGCGILGLLLKRDFPSVKMHLLDIQEQNCTIAKANAEANNIPIESFTCNDFLQTKFEHKFDMIVSNPPFYHKGGVISDDDTLFLSRHSSALPFVAFAQKVTKTLSNRGYFCFCYDAKQIDSLMAALLGNGLNVEDLCFVHSKEDKEASLVLIRARKNSKTLCKIHPPLFIYREESFTPRVQAIFDRSKTQSVTWKN; via the coding sequence ATGAATTTATTTCAACCTGAGAAAGGATACCGTTACAACAGTGACACACTTCTGCTCTATGATTTTATAAGCGCTGTTCATCCCAAAGGTGAAGTTTTAGACGTAGGGTGTGGCTGTGGCATTTTGGGGCTTTTGCTGAAACGCGATTTTCCAAGTGTTAAAATGCACCTTTTGGATATCCAAGAGCAAAATTGCACCATTGCAAAGGCAAACGCAGAAGCTAACAACATACCAATCGAAAGCTTTACATGTAACGATTTTTTACAGACAAAATTTGAGCATAAATTTGACATGATCGTATCCAATCCTCCTTTTTACCATAAGGGTGGTGTTATAAGTGATGATGATACACTTTTCTTAAGTCGACATAGCAGTGCACTTCCCTTTGTTGCCTTCGCGCAAAAAGTCACTAAAACGCTCTCCAATCGGGGATATTTTTGTTTCTGCTATGATGCCAAACAGATAGACAGCCTTATGGCAGCACTGCTTGGAAATGGACTCAATGTAGAAGATCTCTGTTTTGTGCATTCAAAAGAAGATAAAGAAGCATCATTGGTGCTCATTCGAGCGCGCAAAAATTCTAAAACGCTTTGTAAAATTCATCCACCACTTTTCATCTACAGAGAAGAGTCGTTTACTCCACGAGTACAGGCAATCTTTGATCGATCAAAAACACAGAGTGTGACATGGAAAAACTAA
- a CDS encoding YkgJ family cysteine cluster protein produces MEKLMKMDGYPYAFDPKACQSCSGKCCIGESGYIWVSQEEISAIAQKLSLSKEEFINKYLLKIRYRFTIKEIVYEGGYGCVFFDMEKKMCRIYDVRPQQCRTFPFWEYFKENIDEVVTECPGIIRL; encoded by the coding sequence ATGGAAAAACTAATGAAAATGGATGGATACCCTTATGCGTTTGATCCTAAAGCCTGTCAAAGTTGCTCTGGAAAATGCTGCATTGGAGAGAGTGGATACATATGGGTAAGCCAAGAGGAGATAAGTGCTATTGCACAAAAACTTTCTTTGTCAAAAGAAGAGTTTATCAATAAGTATTTACTAAAAATTCGCTATCGTTTCACGATTAAAGAGATCGTGTATGAAGGCGGTTATGGTTGCGTCTTTTTTGATATGGAAAAAAAGATGTGTCGTATCTACGACGTACGCCCACAACAGTGCCGTACATTCCCATTTTGGGAGTATTTTAAAGAAAACATTGACGAGGTAGTTACAGAATGTCCCGGTATTATTCGCTTATAG
- the trpC gene encoding indole-3-glycerol phosphate synthase TrpC has product MILDEIIKRTREDLEKKKKEYTIDWLGRSLAFNPFMPRDVKPYLKATPDNPYRIIAEVKKASPSKGIIKADFDPLAIAKAYELGGADAISVLTEPHYFQGNLEYLTQIRRYVPTPLLRKDFIVDEYQILEALVYGADFILLIAKALSKAELKHLLEYALRLGLEVLVEIHDKEDLVKAIFAGANIIGINHRNLETFEMDMSLTEKLMPLIPQGKIIVAESGLNDKETIKHLSKVGADAFLIGEYFMREPDIQVSLEAMKKVD; this is encoded by the coding sequence ATGATTTTAGATGAAATTATAAAACGAACCCGTGAAGATTTAGAGAAGAAGAAAAAAGAATATACCATTGATTGGTTGGGCAGAAGTCTTGCCTTTAACCCTTTTATGCCTCGTGATGTTAAGCCTTATCTCAAGGCAACACCGGATAACCCGTATCGCATTATTGCGGAGGTCAAAAAAGCAAGTCCGAGTAAGGGTATCATTAAAGCTGATTTTGATCCACTCGCCATTGCTAAAGCATATGAGTTAGGAGGGGCTGATGCTATCTCTGTTTTAACGGAGCCTCACTATTTTCAAGGAAATCTTGAGTATTTAACCCAAATTCGCCGTTATGTGCCGACACCTCTGTTACGTAAAGATTTTATTGTCGATGAGTACCAGATACTTGAAGCTCTTGTTTATGGGGCTGATTTTATTTTATTGATCGCAAAAGCGCTCTCGAAAGCTGAATTGAAGCATCTTTTAGAGTATGCATTACGACTTGGGCTTGAAGTTTTAGTCGAAATACATGATAAAGAAGATCTTGTAAAAGCAATCTTTGCAGGTGCAAATATTATTGGTATTAACCACCGTAACTTGGAAACTTTCGAGATGGACATGAGCTTAACGGAAAAACTTATGCCTCTTATTCCTCAAGGAAAGATCATTGTTGCAGAGAGCGGATTGAACGATAAAGAGACGATTAAGCACTTAAGTAAAGTTGGTGCAGATGCCTTTTTGATTGGTGAGTATTTTATGAGAGAACCTGACATTCAAGTTTCATTAGAAGCCATGAAAAAGGTAGATTGA
- a CDS encoding HIT family protein yields MNYMYAPWRDVYFTDKPEGCVFCNITEHPELDEKHHVLYRDECCFIVMNRYPYSPGHFMVIPHHHTDSIEELEPEVWLHLSFIVQRCVRMLKEGIGAQGVNLGMNLGKSGGAGIAEHIHYHVIPRWLGDTNFITTIADTRVYGTDFEKIYQHLKGLVPEYLSC; encoded by the coding sequence ATGAATTATATGTATGCGCCTTGGCGTGATGTGTATTTTACAGATAAACCAGAAGGATGTGTCTTTTGTAATATTACAGAGCATCCTGAACTTGATGAGAAGCATCATGTTTTGTACCGTGATGAGTGCTGTTTTATTGTTATGAATCGTTACCCGTATTCTCCAGGGCATTTTATGGTCATCCCTCATCATCATACTGATTCTATAGAAGAGCTTGAGCCTGAAGTTTGGTTGCATCTCTCTTTTATAGTCCAGCGCTGTGTCAGAATGCTCAAAGAGGGCATTGGAGCACAAGGTGTGAACTTGGGTATGAATCTTGGTAAAAGTGGAGGAGCGGGCATTGCAGAGCATATTCACTACCATGTCATCCCAAGATGGCTTGGTGACACCAATTTTATTACAACCATTGCTGACACAAGAGTCTATGGAACTGATTTTGAAAAAATCTACCAACATCTTAAAGGGCTTGTACCAGAGTATCTTTCATGTTAA
- the mnmH gene encoding tRNA 2-selenouridine(34) synthase MnmH has product MLSDLEVDDFIAHKSTFDLLIDARSPKEYAESHIPNAQNFYALNDAEHQEVGTLYKQVSRNDAKILGARYICQNVALHLQEIAKSYKIGSRIGIYCARGGLRSSSIAIILSHIGYQVYRLQGGYKSYRVHVLSYLENIPHHRFILLGGNTGCGKSELLQTLQPSIDLENLANHLGSSFGSIKGAQPSQKAFENSLCEILCKIDPNAYIFIEAESKRMGKCTLPSLLHARMKESFRIEITAPLAQRVERILKDYERITPEFFNQAMHMIAPYIKKSVKEEVQKAYESHDLAAVAQTLLTQYYDVVYKKPHHVDTILDNADANVTIEALQALHVKLTNA; this is encoded by the coding sequence ATGTTAAGTGACTTAGAAGTTGATGACTTTATCGCTCATAAATCAACTTTTGATCTTTTAATCGATGCGCGAAGTCCCAAAGAGTATGCTGAATCACACATTCCAAATGCTCAAAATTTCTATGCGTTGAATGATGCTGAACATCAAGAAGTAGGCACACTCTACAAGCAAGTCTCACGTAACGATGCAAAAATACTAGGAGCGCGTTACATTTGTCAAAATGTAGCCCTTCATCTTCAAGAGATTGCAAAGTCCTATAAAATAGGCTCACGAATAGGTATTTATTGTGCAAGAGGAGGGCTTAGATCTAGCTCAATAGCCATCATCCTCTCCCACATTGGCTACCAAGTCTACAGACTTCAAGGTGGCTATAAAAGTTACCGTGTGCATGTGCTTTCTTATCTTGAAAATATCCCCCACCATCGTTTTATCCTCCTTGGCGGAAATACGGGATGTGGTAAGAGTGAACTCTTGCAAACACTTCAACCTTCCATCGATCTTGAAAATCTTGCCAATCATCTAGGCTCTAGTTTTGGAAGTATCAAAGGGGCACAACCAAGCCAAAAAGCTTTTGAAAATAGTTTATGCGAAATTTTATGTAAAATTGATCCCAATGCCTATATATTCATTGAAGCAGAAAGTAAACGAATGGGGAAATGCACCCTTCCTTCCCTTTTACATGCACGTATGAAAGAGAGTTTTCGCATCGAAATCACGGCTCCTCTAGCACAACGCGTTGAACGTATATTAAAAGATTATGAGAGAATTACACCTGAGTTTTTTAATCAAGCTATGCATATGATCGCACCTTATATTAAAAAAAGCGTGAAAGAAGAAGTGCAAAAAGCGTATGAAAGTCATGATCTTGCAGCAGTAGCGCAGACTTTACTTACACAGTATTATGATGTGGTCTATAAGAAACCCCATCATGTTGATACGATCCTTGATAATGCAGATGCAAATGTCACTATTGAAGCACTTCAAGCTTTACATGTAAAGCTTACCAACGCCTAA
- a CDS encoding energy-coupling factor ABC transporter ATP-binding protein: MIKIESLAYQYETKCVLDKLSFEIKAGEKVVLLGNNGSGKSTLLRILAGLYFGEGNYFYKDQLITKKSVGKNFRKEIGILFQNPETMMFNPTVYDEIAFGLREFDITNVDERVREIADKFRLTHHLQSSPLKLSGGEKQKVMLCAILALEPQFLLLDEPTANMDPKTTGWFVDLLSGMNITTLISTHNISLAYELGDKALVLNDKHQLIYNGEIEALMRDKKTLIEGNLLHLHAHKHKDFQHSHYHMHHF, translated from the coding sequence TTGATAAAGATTGAAAGTTTAGCATATCAGTACGAAACAAAATGCGTTTTAGATAAACTCTCATTTGAGATCAAAGCAGGCGAAAAAGTCGTTTTACTGGGTAACAATGGAAGTGGTAAAAGCACCCTCCTTCGCATTCTTGCGGGGCTTTATTTTGGAGAGGGAAATTACTTCTATAAAGATCAATTAATCACTAAAAAAAGTGTTGGTAAAAACTTTCGTAAAGAGATAGGTATTTTATTTCAAAATCCTGAAACCATGATGTTCAATCCGACGGTCTATGATGAAATTGCCTTTGGATTACGCGAGTTTGACATCACCAATGTGGACGAACGTGTACGTGAAATAGCTGACAAATTTCGTTTAACACACCATCTTCAAAGCTCACCTCTCAAACTCAGTGGTGGTGAAAAACAAAAAGTCATGTTGTGTGCTATTTTAGCGCTAGAACCACAGTTTTTGCTTTTGGATGAACCAACCGCCAATATGGACCCTAAAACAACAGGATGGTTTGTGGATCTGCTCTCCGGGATGAATATAACCACACTCATTTCAACGCATAACATCTCTTTAGCGTATGAGCTTGGGGATAAAGCGCTTGTGCTCAATGACAAGCATCAACTCATTTACAATGGTGAGATTGAAGCACTTATGCGTGATAAAAAGACCTTAATAGAGGGAAATTTGCTCCATCTTCACGCGCATAAACACAAAGACTTCCAACACTCACACTACCACATGCACCATTTTTAG
- a CDS encoding PDGLE domain-containing protein encodes MKKILYPMIILFILIPLGLISENPAWAEWENEYYQEALGFIPEGILNAFHVKALAPDYTIEGMNDILAYYLSGMLGVALIFGIFYLLGKKLAR; translated from the coding sequence ATGAAAAAAATTCTCTATCCAATGATTATTCTATTTATTCTGATTCCTCTTGGTTTGATTAGCGAAAACCCTGCATGGGCAGAATGGGAAAATGAATATTATCAAGAGGCGTTAGGCTTCATTCCTGAAGGGATTCTCAATGCTTTTCATGTAAAAGCCTTAGCTCCTGATTATACGATAGAAGGTATGAACGATATTTTGGCGTACTATCTTTCAGGCATGCTAGGCGTTGCGCTTATTTTTGGAATTTTTTATCTGCTTGGGAAAAAGCTTGCGCGATAG
- the cbiM gene encoding cobalt transporter CbiM — MHIPDGYLSPITCIATYAAALPLWMIAFKKLKEQLDETTLPLIASLSALSFIIMMFNIPIPGGTSGHAVGASLIAILFGPWVASLCVSLVLLIQALIFGDGGVTTLAANALMMAFASSFSSYYVFQILKKKSFAPYISGWIGIVCASIVLTLLLGIQPLIATVDAQPLYFPFGFAITFPAVVGSHILFFGVVEGIFTGIAYRYILKNRIYKGASA; from the coding sequence ATGCATATTCCAGATGGTTATCTCTCCCCTATTACATGTATTGCAACCTATGCTGCTGCTTTGCCACTGTGGATGATTGCGTTTAAAAAACTCAAAGAACAGCTTGATGAGACAACATTACCACTCATCGCTTCATTGAGTGCGCTTAGTTTTATTATTATGATGTTTAACATACCCATTCCAGGTGGTACGAGTGGACATGCTGTTGGGGCATCACTCATTGCCATACTCTTTGGGCCTTGGGTCGCTTCGTTATGTGTGAGTTTAGTTTTGTTGATTCAAGCGCTTATCTTTGGTGATGGTGGTGTTACAACACTCGCAGCAAATGCACTTATGATGGCGTTTGCCTCCTCTTTTTCTTCTTACTATGTTTTTCAAATTTTAAAAAAGAAATCTTTTGCACCTTATATCAGTGGTTGGATTGGTATTGTGTGCGCCTCTATCGTTCTTACTCTTTTACTTGGTATTCAGCCTTTAATCGCCACAGTAGATGCTCAGCCTCTCTATTTTCCTTTTGGGTTTGCGATTACCTTTCCTGCTGTTGTAGGTTCTCATATTCTTTTTTTTGGTGTAGTGGAAGGTATCTTTACAGGTATTGCCTATCGCTATATTCTAAAAAACCGTATCTATAAAGGAGCAAGCGCATGA
- the pdxA gene encoding 4-hydroxythreonine-4-phosphate dehydrogenase, translating into MKKIAISIGDLNGIGLELALRAHAEVRKHCYPIYCINENMLGWGAALLGLDVPSDFEIRDCGKVFEIEAGVCSAEAGESSYDSFITAVALAKSNEVSGIVTLPINKESWAMAGLEYKGHTDALSDLLGCEAIMMLGCEEMFTILYTHHIPLRDVPHEIKAKKLKPFLLKVYEELGVERIGVLGLNPHAGDHGVIGDEDEEIEKAILKANHFLEREVFFGPLVPDTAFSKANRENFTYYVCMYHDQGLIPLKTLYFDESINVSLNAGVVRTSVDHGTAFDIAYKDGNPSMLSYVNAVNEAVKLATGKAILTF; encoded by the coding sequence ATGAAAAAAATAGCAATCAGTATAGGTGATTTAAACGGTATTGGCTTGGAACTTGCGCTTAGAGCGCACGCAGAAGTTCGAAAACATTGCTATCCTATCTACTGTATCAATGAAAATATGCTAGGTTGGGGAGCCGCTCTTTTAGGGCTTGATGTCCCCAGTGACTTTGAGATACGTGACTGTGGAAAAGTCTTTGAGATTGAAGCGGGTGTTTGCTCGGCTGAAGCGGGTGAAAGCTCTTACGACTCCTTTATTACAGCCGTTGCATTGGCAAAAAGTAATGAAGTCAGTGGTATTGTCACCCTACCCATCAACAAAGAGTCATGGGCAATGGCAGGATTGGAATACAAAGGACATACGGATGCACTCAGTGATCTTCTAGGATGCGAAGCCATTATGATGTTAGGATGCGAAGAGATGTTTACCATTCTCTACACGCACCACATCCCCCTTCGTGATGTTCCCCATGAAATCAAAGCGAAAAAACTAAAACCTTTTTTACTGAAAGTTTATGAAGAACTTGGCGTCGAGCGTATCGGTGTTTTGGGGCTTAATCCTCATGCTGGAGATCATGGTGTCATTGGGGATGAAGATGAAGAGATCGAAAAAGCGATTTTAAAAGCCAATCACTTTTTAGAGCGTGAAGTCTTTTTTGGACCTCTTGTGCCAGATACTGCTTTTTCAAAAGCGAATCGTGAAAATTTTACCTATTACGTCTGTATGTATCATGACCAAGGATTGATTCCTTTGAAAACACTCTATTTTGATGAAAGCATTAATGTAAGCCTTAATGCAGGCGTTGTGAGAACTTCAGTAGACCATGGAACAGCGTTTGACATCGCCTATAAAGATGGTAATCCTTCCATGTTAAGTTATGTCAATGCCGTTAACGAAGCTGTCAAACTCGCAACAGGAAAAGCAATTTTAACATTCTAA
- a CDS encoding pyridoxine 5'-phosphate synthase, with product MLLGVNIDHIAVLREARKINDPDPLDAISLVKRAGADQITIHLREDRRHINDDDAKKIIEISQLPINLECSITPEIIDKVIALQPHRATLVPEKREEVTTEGGLDVVKNKEVIKEIAQRLKKEHIELSLFIDPNSAMIEAAKEIKAEWIELHTGLYANIYAMLYSNLSRSRHSIQELELNREALHVKLIEATHELERAAKVAHQLGIKVAAGHGLNYQNVKRILDIKEIVELNIGQSIIARSIFVGFEQAVKEMLGLVR from the coding sequence ATGCTTCTAGGCGTAAATATCGATCATATTGCAGTGCTCAGAGAAGCACGCAAGATCAATGACCCAGATCCACTGGATGCCATCTCTTTAGTTAAACGCGCTGGAGCAGATCAAATCACGATTCATTTAAGAGAAGACCGACGTCATATTAATGATGATGATGCTAAAAAGATTATTGAAATTTCCCAGCTTCCGATCAATTTAGAGTGTTCTATTACACCTGAAATTATTGATAAAGTCATAGCGTTACAACCACACCGTGCGACACTTGTGCCTGAAAAACGTGAAGAAGTGACGACGGAAGGTGGACTTGATGTCGTTAAAAACAAAGAAGTTATCAAAGAGATCGCGCAAAGACTTAAAAAAGAGCACATTGAGCTTTCACTCTTTATTGATCCAAACAGTGCAATGATTGAAGCGGCTAAAGAGATAAAAGCGGAGTGGATTGAACTTCATACAGGTCTTTATGCCAATATTTATGCGATGCTCTACTCTAACCTTTCTCGCTCACGTCATAGCATTCAAGAGCTTGAACTCAATCGTGAAGCTTTACATGTAAAGCTCATTGAAGCAACGCATGAACTTGAAAGAGCCGCAAAAGTGGCTCACCAATTAGGAATTAAGGTGGCTGCGGGACATGGTCTGAATTACCAAAATGTGAAGCGTATCTTAGATATCAAAGAGATTGTTGAACTCAATATTGGTCAAAGTATCATTGCACGCTCTATTTTTGTGGGTTTTGAGCAAGCGGTCAAAGAGATGTTAGGATTAGTACGATGA
- a CDS encoding cytochrome b/b6 domain-containing protein encodes MNKRPHEVFVWPLCTRIIHWIIATSFFFSFLTSFQHALFRWHLSFGLIFGVVLLFRLIWGFVGPNYATFKTFKLSYQELQDYFVQKVQNRWRKIYAGHNAASSWFTLIVLGLGSLIVLSGLLLQGTQEASGIFSSLNVRYFGFSSSLLVSHEILSYVLFTWAIIHIIGVLIEQFYHKTNMVFAMLSGYKKAEGTDATVSIIRHLFSYAVIGLSLGMLYFVASSDETFFTKSRFEKRNFQAENSSFYEKCGKCHKIYPPFMLPYDSWVRLMDGLDNHFGEQITENNITKSEQMSIKAYLLSHCAETSTHKIAVKTLESLGDMRPISMSKVPYWREVHQSIEKRVFKSLHVKNASNCFACHPDFEYGIFENTRIHIPK; translated from the coding sequence ATGAACAAAAGACCTCATGAAGTTTTTGTTTGGCCGCTGTGTACTCGCATTATTCATTGGATTATTGCAACCTCGTTTTTCTTCTCTTTTCTAACCTCTTTTCAGCATGCTCTTTTTAGATGGCATCTCTCTTTTGGTCTTATTTTTGGTGTAGTGTTACTTTTTCGACTCATCTGGGGATTTGTTGGACCCAATTATGCAACGTTCAAAACATTTAAACTAAGTTATCAAGAACTTCAGGATTATTTTGTTCAAAAAGTTCAAAACAGATGGCGCAAAATCTATGCAGGACACAATGCTGCATCCAGTTGGTTTACACTCATTGTCTTAGGTCTTGGAAGTTTGATCGTTCTCAGCGGACTCTTACTGCAAGGAACACAAGAAGCCAGTGGCATTTTTTCAAGTTTGAATGTACGTTATTTTGGATTTTCTTCATCCCTTTTAGTCTCGCATGAAATACTCTCTTATGTACTTTTTACATGGGCTATCATTCATATCATAGGTGTATTAATCGAGCAGTTTTATCATAAAACCAATATGGTTTTTGCAATGCTTTCTGGATATAAAAAAGCTGAAGGCACAGATGCGACAGTTTCCATCATACGTCATCTTTTTTCTTATGCCGTTATAGGATTGTCTTTAGGCATGCTCTATTTTGTAGCAAGTTCAGATGAAACATTTTTCACAAAAAGCAGGTTTGAAAAGCGAAATTTTCAAGCGGAGAACAGTAGCTTTTATGAAAAATGTGGCAAATGTCACAAAATCTATCCACCTTTTATGTTACCGTATGACTCATGGGTACGTCTTATGGATGGGCTAGATAATCATTTTGGCGAGCAAATTACAGAGAATAACATTACCAAAAGTGAGCAAATGAGCATTAAAGCGTACCTTTTAAGTCACTGTGCTGAAACGTCTACGCATAAAATTGCCGTTAAAACATTGGAGTCTTTAGGTGACATGCGCCCTATTTCCATGAGTAAAGTTCCCTACTGGCGCGAAGTACATCAAAGTATTGAAAAAAGGGTGTTTAAATCTTTACATGTAAAAAATGCTTCTAACTGTTTTGCGTGTCATCCTGATTTTGAGTATGGAATTTTTGAGAATACGCGTATTCATATCCCAAAATAG
- a CDS encoding c-type cytochrome translates to MKKMNLVLSFAVALVVLSGCGDKPKSDSVKYKYTPAQVYAETCLHCHGPKGEGVAEKKAPALTKQTVQELEMSLFDIKNGGLGGQSTATEHDVMEHNMKKLAEKGYDYDVKMMANYLHNTFSVAK, encoded by the coding sequence ATGAAAAAAATGAATTTAGTACTCTCTTTCGCCGTTGCCTTAGTTGTTTTAAGTGGATGTGGCGATAAACCAAAATCGGATAGTGTCAAGTACAAATACACCCCTGCGCAAGTCTATGCTGAGACATGTTTGCACTGTCATGGTCCTAAAGGTGAAGGTGTTGCTGAGAAAAAAGCACCTGCTCTTACAAAACAAACTGTGCAAGAGCTTGAAATGTCTCTCTTTGACATTAAAAATGGTGGTCTTGGTGGGCAATCTACTGCAACCGAACATGATGTTATGGAGCATAACATGAAAAAATTGGCTGAAAAAGGTTACGACTACGATGTTAAAATGATGGCTAACTACCTTCATAATACGTTTAGCGTTGCTAAATAA